Genomic DNA from uncultured Acetobacterium sp.:
CTGCGATTGGCTGGAAACCTTTAAGAAATCCGAATACCATCAGACTTCCCATAGAGATAATTCTTGTTACGGCACCCATTCCGGCAATTACTGAGTCTCCATATTCTTTTGACTGCATATTGACAAGTGTAATCGAAAGACTGGTCAACAACTGGAATACCATTGTAGGAATGCCTATTTTCAGGATTTCAGACATAATTTTTTTTGAAAAACAGCAGGCTTTAACACTAAAGCTGAAGACGCTTTTTTTCCTGAATATATAGAATAAAAACACCAATGTAGAAACAATCTGTGAAATGGCGGTGGCGATTGCGGCACCGGCGACACCTAAATTGAGGGTGTATATAAAAATTGGGTCTAAAATGACATTCAGTACAGCACCTGCCAGCATTGCAAACATCGTTATTTTGGCAGCACCTTCGCTGGTCAGGATATTATTCATTGTTACATTAAATACGCTAAAAATCGATGAAATGACATAAATGCTTGAATAGGTTACAGCATAAGGCATAATGCTCTCAGTTGCACCTAAAAGCTTCAGAATCGGGTTTAGAAAAATGATAGTGAAGAAAATAAATACTACACCTACAGAAATACTGCTGTAAAGAGCAGTGCTGGCAACTTTGTTAGCGGTTTCTTTTTTACCGCACCCTAATAATCTTGAAATATAGGATGCCGCGCCATTTCCGAATAACAGACCTAATCCGACAACCACCTGTCCCAGAGGAAATGTGATAGCGATCGCCCCCATCTGGCTGGTTCCCAGTCCTCCAACAAAGTAAGCATCTACCAGATTGTATAACGCATTGATCATCATCCCAATCATGGTAGGGAGACCCAGTACTAAAAGTGCTTTTGGTATGGGTGTACTTCCCAGTAATTCCATTTTATTGTTACGTTTATTCATAATTAACTCTCCTTTTCTCTTGACGTAAGATATAAAATATAGTACTATAAGTTATAGTGTTATTTACAAAACATATACTACTATAAATTATAGTATCTGTCAAGGGTGGAAAAAGGAGGGCATTATGGCAACAATAGATTTAATTGTATTAGGAATATTGAAGAAAGAATCTTTAAGTGCCTACGATATTCAAAAAATAGTAGAGTATCGTAACATATCTAAGTGGGTGAAAATTAGTACGCCTTCAATATATAAAAAAGTAATTCAACTGGAGAAAAAAGGTTTCATTAAAGGCGATATTGTAAAAGAAGGAAAAATGGCGGAGAAAGTTGTCTATTCGTTAACGGATGATGGAGAAATAGAATTTGAAAAATTAATGATTGGAATTTCTACTCAATCAATTAATATTTTTTTAGATTTTAATGCGGTAATCGTAAATTTGACTAGCCTTACACCGGAAAATCAAAAGTCGTGTTTAACCAATATTGAAAATAACGTGAAAACGTTAAAGACATATTTAGAAGATAATATCAGTATAAAAAAAAATATACCTGAGATTCCCGAAACAGGACGAGCTGTTTTACAACAGCAGCTTATATTGGCCCAAGCAATCGAAACATGGATTACTTCACTAAAAGAAGGTTTTGAAAATCATTAATTTGAGTGTTGTGAATAGGAGCTGGTTTTATGGACAGAATCGAATGCTTTATAAAAGTAAGGGAGATTTAACAATGATATCAAGAACCGGCCATCTTTTTCAGAATCATGACATATAGGTGTCGTGTTACCTATGATATACTCATCCAAAATTCAGGAGGTATAAAAATGGTAGAGTCAAGATGTGGGTTATTGTGCAGTGAGTGCAGTTATCGGGAACCAATGAATTGCAAGGGTTGTATTGTTATGGATAAACCGTTTTGGGGAGAGATCTGTCCAGTCAGATCTTGTTGTGAGAGTAAGAAACAGAATCATTGTGGAGAGTGTAAAAGCTTTCCTTGTGAATTACTCCAGCAATTCTCTTACGATAAAGATCAGGGAGATGATGGAAAAAGAATAGAGCAATGTAAGCTTTGGGCAAATAAAAGGTGATCACATGACAAAGGGATGATTCGGATTGAGCATTCATTCATGGCAAACGAAACTTCCCTCTATCATGCCTTTGTCATGTAGTGGCAGTGAAAATTTCCTATTTAACTTAAATAAGAAATAAAGATTTACGAATTTTTATTTCAAAAGTCCATGTAAAAATATCTGATGTAGGGCATTAACTTCTTCATGATAGTTTTCAGGAGAAAGTTCGATGGTGTTAATCGCAGAAATATATTTAAGAATTAGCGGCGTCGGAAGAGACGGGTCAATGTAGCCTTCTTTTTTTCCATCTTCGATAAAGTGCAGATAGAGATCGTTTAGTAATTCGCAAACGCCATCAGAAATAAGTTTCATAAAGTTTTTATCTGCCAGAGCAGACGTCGTGAGGTAGGTAGTGAGCGAAGCATTGATGTCTGATGCACATAGTGAGAGTGCGGTATTTAGCTTGTCTAGATATGGCCTATCGGTAGCAAGGAGGGCGTAGGCTTTGTCGACGCTATCTTGGATAATAGACTTTGCGCATTCAATGACAAGCGCATCTTTACTGCCGAAGTAATTATAAATCGACACCTGAGACACGTGAGCAATAGCGGCAATTTCTTTAACACTTGAATTTGCAAATCCTTTTTCCTGAAAGAGTTCCTTGGCAGCTAAAATAATAGCTGTCTTTTTTTTGTTTGTTCTGATTTCGTATTTATTTGGATAGGGTTCCATCGTAAAAACTCCTTTTTGGTTATTCCTAATATTATTATAGAACATATTTTGAAATATGAATAGATTTATTTCAAAATATGTTGACAACATAAGTCTGATGATATACTATTGTTTTGAAATAATCGTAAAAATATTTCAAAACATAGGAGCGGGCAGATGAAAAGTGTAATTTATTATTTTAGTGGAACCGGAAATAATTTGGCAATTGCCAAACAGCTGGCCAAAGAATTAGGAGAAACCACGGTATTGCCGATGAGCGAATTGGCACAGAACAAGATGATCCCGGAAGAGTATGAGTGGGTAGGATTTACGGCACCAAGTTATTTTTCACATGTACCACCTTATGTCGAAGGATGCATGAAGGATGTTAGCTATAATGAAAGACAAAAGGTTTTTTTGATTGCCGGATGTGGAGGAAACCGAGGACTTGCCATTCAAGACATGCGAAAACAGGTACATAACAGCAAAAAGGAAGTCGATCTGGAATACATGGTGATGCTTTCGGGGAGCTATATTCTTTCTTATGGTTCATTTCCAATGTGGTACCAAAAATTTTTCATAAGACAATCATATAAAAAAATTCATAAAATAGCACTGGATATTAAAAATGGACGGAAAAGAAAACCGCTCGGAAAGGGAATTTTCTACAAAACAAAATATGAAGCAGCAGTGCAGAACTCAATCGCAAATTATGCAATGATCGGAAAACAGTTTAAGGTAAGCGATAAATGCAGTGCTTGTGGAGCCTGTATAAAGATCTGTCCGGTAGGAAACATTTCGATGACGGAGAGGAGCGTGACTTTTGGAGATCATTGTAATCAATGTATGGGGTGTATTCAGTGGTGTCAGAATCATGCCATTGATTATCAAGGGCATGCAACGAAGCGAAAAAGGTATCATCATTTAGATATCAAGAGACCGGAACTCTTTCAAAGATAACAAAGAAAATAGAAACTGCCGAAAAATAATGTAAAAATGAAAGGCAGAGATACCAGTTTGTATAAATTGGGGTCTCTGCCTTTTTTTATTATCACTTATTTAAACAATAGTATTGAAGGAGAAAGCAGTGAAATCATGAAGCAATCGTATGACGAGGAGACACTTCGTTTGTCAGAGCCTATGGTGCAGTGCACGGTTAAGCTCAACCTGTTCTGGTGTGCTTTGGTATCCCAGACTAATGATACCGCAAATGGCCAGCATGAAAGAGGACAGCATAAACACTGGAATCAAAGAGATCGTGCAACGAGGCATTGATCAACAAACTTTTAAAGGCACCGATGTTGAGTCATTGAGTTTTGCCGTCATGTCAATGTTGTCTGGCGCCACTCAGCTATGCTTAACCAGGCCACGGTTAAGCGGTGACGAATATGCAGCCTTGCACATCAATGCGATCAAACTGCTTTTATCCGGAATAGCCACTGAATGAACGATACTATAAATTAGAAATAATAGATAAAAGCCCTTTCTTTGAGGGCTTTTATCTATTTGCCAGGCATTTATGCTGGATTATAGACATGCTTTTTATAGAAACCTCATTCTTATCGAAACAACAATATCAACTCAAAAATAAGTCAAGAAAAATCTGCTCAGTTTGTCGGTCACAGATTCATCGGGATTGCAGAATCCGACATGCGATACGATGATGGTTGAGCATGCATTGAAAGAAAGGACAGGACAAATGGATACGTCACTTTGTCATACATTTGTCATGATTATAGGTCTTGGGAATCGTTTGTTTGTCATGCTATCAAAAGGGTAATATAGCGCTATAAACTATAGGTGGTGAAATCAGAAATGGTAAGACATGTACGGGTAAAAAGGCCAACTGGAATTTACCATGTAATGCTGAACGGACTGGTTGGAAGTTGACATGAAAAAGCAGGTTATGGGGATTGCTGCAGTTTTTGTAAGAATAAGCGTTTTTAATAAAGGAGATTATCCATATGATAAAACAAGAAAGTTTAAACGAAAATAATGTATTCC
This window encodes:
- a CDS encoding MATE family efflux transporter is translated as MNKRNNKMELLGSTPIPKALLVLGLPTMIGMMINALYNLVDAYFVGGLGTSQMGAIAITFPLGQVVVGLGLLFGNGAASYISRLLGCGKKETANKVASTALYSSISVGVVFIFFTIIFLNPILKLLGATESIMPYAVTYSSIYVISSIFSVFNVTMNNILTSEGAAKITMFAMLAGAVLNVILDPIFIYTLNLGVAGAAIATAISQIVSTLVFLFYIFRKKSVFSFSVKACCFSKKIMSEILKIGIPTMVFQLLTSLSITLVNMQSKEYGDSVIAGMGAVTRIISMGSLMVFGFLKGFQPIAGYSYGANKYERLYEATKTAVIWSTIFCVIFGLAMALFSTTIISQFTKGDIDMINVGQTALRANGFSFLLFGFYTVYSSLFLVLGKAKEGFILGACRQGIFFVPIILILPMIWGISGIIYAQPISDVISAVTAVFMAVHLHKELGIAKSRTLSPEQEH
- a CDS encoding PadR family transcriptional regulator is translated as MATIDLIVLGILKKESLSAYDIQKIVEYRNISKWVKISTPSIYKKVIQLEKKGFIKGDIVKEGKMAEKVVYSLTDDGEIEFEKLMIGISTQSINIFLDFNAVIVNLTSLTPENQKSCLTNIENNVKTLKTYLEDNISIKKNIPEIPETGRAVLQQQLILAQAIETWITSLKEGFENH
- a CDS encoding DUF3795 domain-containing protein — translated: MVESRCGLLCSECSYREPMNCKGCIVMDKPFWGEICPVRSCCESKKQNHCGECKSFPCELLQQFSYDKDQGDDGKRIEQCKLWANKR
- a CDS encoding TetR/AcrR family transcriptional regulator, producing MEPYPNKYEIRTNKKKTAIILAAKELFQEKGFANSSVKEIAAIAHVSQVSIYNYFGSKDALVIECAKSIIQDSVDKAYALLATDRPYLDKLNTALSLCASDINASLTTYLTTSALADKNFMKLISDGVCELLNDLYLHFIEDGKKEGYIDPSLPTPLILKYISAINTIELSPENYHEEVNALHQIFLHGLLK
- a CDS encoding EFR1 family ferrodoxin (N-terminal region resembles flavodoxins. C-terminal ferrodoxin region binds two 4Fe-4S clusters.) — translated: MKSVIYYFSGTGNNLAIAKQLAKELGETTVLPMSELAQNKMIPEEYEWVGFTAPSYFSHVPPYVEGCMKDVSYNERQKVFLIAGCGGNRGLAIQDMRKQVHNSKKEVDLEYMVMLSGSYILSYGSFPMWYQKFFIRQSYKKIHKIALDIKNGRKRKPLGKGIFYKTKYEAAVQNSIANYAMIGKQFKVSDKCSACGACIKICPVGNISMTERSVTFGDHCNQCMGCIQWCQNHAIDYQGHATKRKRYHHLDIKRPELFQR